In Legionella lytica, one genomic interval encodes:
- a CDS encoding type 1 glutamine amidotransferase family protein: protein MKKSNQNHANNQNKEEKQAHEEYIHIQPHTYSFDIHGYLNPSESSNDVAKEFGINNLPPAYDIAKSIRNDLKPTKVASRLSQAAKNFSGRRVGILIEDGANALILKQLLAEIENEKASYTLIGCHGGEIMLNNHETVALHTQILGSPSALFDSIAIFLSDSELLHPKMYEFIWDAYFHCKYIGYVPSFATGFKRMFHIIKPDAGFIELDRQETVTQFILMCRDLRFWQRMMSM, encoded by the coding sequence ATGAAAAAAAGTAATCAGAATCATGCTAATAATCAGAATAAAGAAGAAAAACAAGCTCATGAAGAATATATCCATATCCAGCCTCATACGTATAGCTTTGATATACATGGGTATCTTAATCCCTCTGAATCATCTAATGATGTAGCAAAAGAGTTTGGTATTAATAACTTACCTCCAGCTTATGACATTGCAAAATCAATTCGCAATGATCTTAAGCCTACGAAGGTGGCTAGCCGTCTCTCTCAGGCAGCTAAAAATTTTTCTGGAAGAAGGGTGGGTATTCTAATTGAAGATGGCGCAAACGCATTAATTTTAAAACAATTACTTGCAGAAATCGAAAATGAAAAAGCCTCTTATACTCTCATTGGATGCCATGGGGGAGAGATAATGTTGAATAATCATGAAACAGTGGCTCTTCATACCCAAATACTGGGTTCTCCTTCCGCTCTATTTGACTCCATAGCTATTTTTCTTAGTGATTCTGAATTGCTTCATCCTAAAATGTATGAGTTTATCTGGGATGCTTATTTTCACTGTAAATACATAGGCTATGTACCTTCATTTGCTACGGGTTTTAAACGGATGTTTCATATTATTAAACCGGACGCAGGATTTATTGAATTAGATAGACAAGAAACGGTTACTCAATTCATTTTGATGTGTAGGGATTTGCGCTTTTGGCAGCGTATGATGTCTATGTAG
- a CDS encoding type 1 glutamine amidotransferase domain-containing protein, which produces MKIVMVLTSHDQLGNTGRKTGFWLEEFAAPYFVFSDAGVELTLASPKGGQPPVDPKSDLPENQTPAMARFKKDERAQKALSQTVKLADINANDFDTIFYVGGHGPLWDLAESLVSIRLIESFYNSEKPVALVCHSPGVLHRVTYKGAPLVKGKRVTGFSNSEEAAVGLTNEVPFLVEDELKRLGGLFEKAPDWQSFVIVDGRLITGQNPASSTAAAQALLKLIAHNKRAA; this is translated from the coding sequence ATGAAAATAGTGATGGTGTTAACTTCTCATGACCAATTGGGTAATACAGGGCGCAAGACAGGTTTTTGGCTTGAAGAGTTTGCTGCACCGTATTTTGTTTTTTCTGATGCTGGTGTTGAATTAACTTTAGCCTCCCCTAAAGGCGGTCAGCCTCCAGTTGACCCGAAGAGCGATTTACCTGAAAACCAAACGCCTGCGATGGCGCGTTTTAAAAAGGATGAGCGGGCGCAAAAAGCACTTTCTCAAACAGTTAAACTTGCCGATATCAATGCTAATGATTTTGACACAATATTTTATGTGGGTGGTCATGGGCCTTTGTGGGATCTTGCTGAAAGTCTTGTTTCAATCAGGTTAATTGAGTCTTTTTACAATTCTGAAAAGCCTGTTGCCTTAGTATGCCATTCACCTGGTGTATTGCATCGAGTAACCTACAAAGGTGCACCTCTGGTAAAAGGTAAGCGTGTGACTGGTTTTAGTAATAGTGAAGAGGCTGCGGTAGGGCTTACTAATGAGGTGCCATTCTTGGTTGAAGATGAGCTGAAGCGGCTTGGTGGGCTGTTTGAAAAAGCCCCTGATTGGCAAAGTTTTGTAATTGTTGATGGTCGTCTTATTACTGGACAGAATCCTGCATCATCTACTGCAGCAGCTCAGGCACTATTAAAGTTAATTGCGCACAATAAGAGGGCGGCTTAG
- a CDS encoding DUF1328 domain-containing protein: MLAGAFIFFAVALFLAIYLYKGTNPTLILLAKVLLYFSLVLLFILLIVNFFNHVPPIPDDKKNLPL, from the coding sequence ATGTTAGCAGGAGCATTTATTTTTTTTGCTGTGGCGCTTTTTCTGGCAATCTACTTATATAAAGGGACAAATCCTACGCTTATCCTTCTTGCAAAAGTTCTCCTTTATTTTTCTTTAGTGTTGTTGTTTATTTTATTAATAGTGAATTTTTTTAATCATGTACCTCCGATTCCGGATGATAAGAAAAATCTTCCTTTATAG